In one window of Bradyrhizobium sp. AZCC 1721 DNA:
- the secG gene encoding preprotein translocase subunit SecG, whose amino-acid sequence MQTVIIVVHLMIVAVLIGAVLLQKSEGGGLGMGGGAGFMSSRGTANLLTRTTAVLAGLFFVTSMTLAWLAGVDRKPASILGTPTTQSQPGGATPVAPPTSGGVLDTLKKVDEQQGQSGPQAPRSQ is encoded by the coding sequence ATGCAGACCGTCATTATCGTCGTTCACCTCATGATCGTCGCCGTGCTGATCGGCGCGGTGCTGCTGCAGAAATCCGAAGGCGGCGGCCTCGGCATGGGCGGCGGCGCCGGCTTCATGTCGAGTCGTGGCACCGCCAACCTGCTGACTCGCACCACGGCAGTCCTGGCGGGCCTTTTCTTCGTGACCAGCATGACGCTGGCCTGGCTCGCGGGCGTTGATCGCAAGCCCGCGTCGATCCTCGGTACACCGACGACGCAGTCCCAGCCGGGTGGCGCGACGCCGGTCGCTCCGCCGACCTCCGGCGGCGTGCTCGATACGCTTAAGAAGGTGGATGAGCAGCAGGGCCAGTCGGGTCCGCAGGCGCCGCGTTCGCAATAA
- a CDS encoding NIPSNAP family protein — MIMEMRVYRCLPGRLPALMKRFDTLTLKLWDKHGIKQAGFYTTLIGTSNQELTYFIAWDSLAEREKKWTAFQSDPDWIAGRARSEEDGQIIDNIVSQLLVPTAFSAVK; from the coding sequence ATGATCATGGAAATGCGCGTCTATCGCTGTCTGCCGGGCCGCCTGCCGGCGCTGATGAAGCGTTTTGATACGCTGACGCTGAAGCTGTGGGACAAGCACGGCATCAAGCAGGCCGGCTTCTACACCACGCTGATCGGCACCTCCAATCAGGAGCTGACCTATTTCATCGCCTGGGACTCGCTCGCCGAACGCGAGAAGAAATGGACCGCATTCCAGTCTGATCCCGACTGGATCGCCGGCCGCGCTAGAAGCGAGGAGGACGGCCAGATCATCGACAACATCGTCAGCCAGCTCTTGGTGCCGACGGCGTTCTCCGCGGTAAAATAG
- a CDS encoding MFS transporter has protein sequence MPPALNIIALATFSAALSARALDPVLPHVAEDFSVSIATAASFAAAFAFTFAVIQPVLGAFADIFGKARLMIVCLALLGFANILGAMATSFPLLFASRILAGIGSGGVFPIALGLTSDLVGAEKRQVAIGRTLAGAMTGNLLGATVSGLIGDFLGWRGVLAVLGGIVVLASIVVAIGFRGAALTHPPRTSLSALKQGYRTIFTNPNARICYAAVFIEGCCVLGLFPFIASFLFDLGQTSLSIAGIVIAGFAVGGLFYTMTVSRLLPKIGVNGMMIGGGTLVGVQLIAVAMGPEWKLQTLSLIFMGWGFYMIHGSLQVFASELSAEARATALSLHAFFFFMGQTVGPIAYGFGIQHAGKVPALLAAAAVMIALGFVCAKLLRQTRPADAAAK, from the coding sequence ATGCCGCCGGCGCTCAACATCATTGCGCTCGCGACCTTTTCGGCAGCCCTGTCTGCCCGCGCGCTCGATCCGGTGTTGCCGCATGTGGCCGAGGATTTTTCGGTCAGCATCGCCACAGCCGCGAGTTTCGCCGCCGCCTTCGCCTTCACCTTTGCCGTGATCCAGCCGGTGCTTGGCGCCTTTGCCGACATTTTCGGCAAGGCGAGGCTGATGATCGTCTGCCTGGCATTGCTCGGCTTCGCCAACATTCTCGGCGCGATGGCGACCTCGTTCCCGCTATTGTTTGCGAGCCGAATTCTGGCCGGCATCGGTTCGGGCGGCGTGTTTCCGATCGCGCTGGGGCTGACCAGCGATCTCGTTGGTGCCGAGAAGCGTCAGGTCGCGATTGGGCGTACGCTGGCTGGCGCCATGACCGGCAATCTTCTGGGCGCTACGGTGTCCGGCCTGATCGGCGATTTCCTCGGCTGGCGCGGCGTGCTGGCTGTGCTCGGTGGGATCGTCGTGCTGGCCTCGATCGTGGTTGCGATCGGATTCCGCGGCGCGGCGCTGACACATCCGCCCCGGACCAGCCTGTCAGCCCTCAAACAGGGCTATCGCACGATTTTCACCAACCCGAACGCGCGCATCTGCTACGCGGCCGTCTTTATCGAAGGCTGCTGCGTGCTCGGCTTGTTTCCGTTCATTGCCTCTTTCTTGTTCGACCTCGGACAAACCTCGTTGTCGATCGCGGGCATCGTTATCGCGGGCTTTGCGGTCGGCGGCCTGTTCTACACCATGACAGTGTCGCGGCTTCTGCCGAAGATCGGTGTCAACGGGATGATGATCGGAGGAGGCACGCTGGTCGGTGTCCAGCTCATAGCAGTGGCGATGGGTCCGGAATGGAAGTTGCAAACGCTCAGCCTGATCTTCATGGGCTGGGGTTTCTACATGATCCACGGCAGTCTGCAGGTATTTGCCAGCGAATTGTCGGCGGAGGCGCGCGCGACTGCACTGTCGTTGCACGCGTTCTTTTTCTTCATGGGGCAGACCGTCGGCCCGATCGCTTACGGTTTCGGCATCCAGCATGCCGGGAAGGTCCCAGCCTTGCTCGCGGCGGCGGCCGTGATGATCGCGCTCGGCTTTGTCTGTGCCAAACTGCTGCGCCAGACGCGGCCGGCGGATGCGGCGGCGAAGTAG
- a CDS encoding CTP synthase, whose protein sequence is MARYIFITGGVVSSLGKGLASAALGALLQARGYKVRLRKLDPYLNLDPGTMSPYQHGEVFVTDDGAETDLDLGHYERFTGRPATKADNITTGRIYQDIITKERRGDYLGATIQVVPHVTNAIKEFVLSGNDEYDFVLVEIGGTVGDIEGLPFFEAIRQLKNELPRDHAVYIHLTLLPYIPSAGELKTKPTQHSVKELRSIGIQPDILLCRTDREIPKEERRKLGLFCNVRESAVIEARDVDNIYAVPEAYHAAGLDDEVLAAFGITPKIPPALQSWNVINERVRNPEGAVTIAIVGKYTGMKDAYKSLIEALSHGGIANKVKVNLDWIESEVFENEDPAPFLEHVNGILVPGGFGQRGAEGKIRAAQFARVRDVPYFGICFGMQMAVIEAARNLVGIEEANSTEFGPTKEPLVGLMTEWLRGNELEKRSQSGDLGGTMRLGAYPATLKRGSRVSAVYGGATEISERHRHRYEVNTAYKDRLEQHGLRFSGLSPDGVLPEIVEYEDHPWFIGVQFHPELKSRPFEPHPLFASFIQAAVVQSRLV, encoded by the coding sequence ATGGCGCGGTACATATTCATCACCGGCGGCGTGGTTTCTTCGCTCGGAAAGGGTCTGGCTTCGGCGGCACTCGGTGCCCTGCTGCAGGCTCGCGGGTACAAGGTCCGTCTCCGCAAACTCGACCCTTATCTCAACCTCGATCCCGGAACGATGTCGCCGTATCAGCACGGCGAAGTGTTCGTGACCGATGACGGCGCCGAGACCGATCTCGATCTCGGCCATTACGAGCGCTTCACCGGGCGTCCGGCGACCAAGGCCGACAACATCACCACCGGGCGCATCTACCAGGACATCATCACCAAGGAACGCCGCGGCGATTATCTCGGCGCGACCATCCAGGTCGTCCCGCACGTCACCAACGCGATCAAGGAATTCGTTCTCTCCGGCAATGATGAGTACGACTTCGTGCTGGTCGAGATCGGCGGCACCGTCGGCGACATCGAGGGCTTGCCGTTCTTCGAGGCGATCCGTCAGCTCAAGAACGAGCTGCCGCGCGATCACGCCGTCTACATTCATTTGACGTTGCTGCCCTACATTCCGAGCGCCGGCGAGCTGAAGACAAAACCGACGCAGCACTCCGTGAAGGAGCTGCGCTCGATCGGCATCCAGCCCGATATCCTGTTGTGCCGCACCGACCGTGAAATCCCGAAGGAAGAGCGACGCAAGCTCGGCCTGTTCTGTAACGTGCGCGAAAGCGCCGTCATCGAGGCGAGGGACGTCGACAACATCTATGCCGTCCCCGAGGCCTATCACGCCGCAGGTCTCGACGACGAGGTGCTGGCCGCCTTCGGCATCACGCCAAAAATTCCGCCGGCGCTGCAAAGCTGGAACGTCATCAACGAGCGCGTCCGTAACCCGGAAGGCGCTGTGACGATTGCCATTGTCGGCAAGTACACCGGCATGAAGGACGCTTACAAATCGCTGATCGAGGCGCTCTCCCATGGCGGCATCGCCAACAAGGTGAAGGTCAATCTCGACTGGATCGAGAGCGAGGTGTTCGAGAACGAAGATCCCGCGCCGTTCCTCGAACATGTCAACGGCATTCTGGTGCCCGGCGGCTTCGGCCAGCGCGGCGCCGAGGGCAAGATCCGCGCGGCGCAGTTCGCCCGTGTTCGCGACGTTCCGTATTTCGGCATCTGCTTCGGCATGCAGATGGCGGTGATCGAAGCCGCCCGCAATCTCGTCGGCATCGAGGAAGCCAACTCCACCGAGTTCGGCCCGACCAAGGAGCCGCTGGTCGGACTGATGACGGAATGGCTGCGTGGCAACGAGTTGGAGAAGCGCTCGCAGTCCGGCGATCTCGGCGGCACCATGCGGCTCGGCGCTTACCCCGCGACGCTCAAGCGCGGCAGCCGCGTCTCGGCCGTCTATGGAGGCGCCACCGAGATTTCCGAACGCCACCGCCACCGCTACGAGGTCAACACCGCGTACAAGGACCGACTCGAACAGCACGGCCTGCGCTTCTCAGGCCTTTCGCCCGACGGCGTGCTGCCGGAGATCGTCGAATACGAGGACCATCCCTGGTTCATCGGCGTGCAATTCCACCCCGAGCTGAAGTCGCGGCCTTTTGAGCCCCATCCGCTATTTGCATCGTTCATTCAGGCCGCGGTGGTGCAGAGCCGGCTGGTCTAG
- the kdsA gene encoding 3-deoxy-8-phosphooctulonate synthase, translating to MKENPLNAKPNAAPVVSVGPVRFGNDLPISIIAGPCQLESRAHALEVATALKEIAGRLGIGLVYKTSFDKANRTSGSAARGIGLAQALPIFAEIRSSLGLPVLTDVHETAQCAEAAEAVDVLQIPAFLCRQTDLLLAAAATGKVVNVKKGQFLAPWEMTNVVTKITGGGNPNVLVTERGASFGYNTLVSDMRALPIMAQTTGAPVIFDATHSVQQPGGKGTSSGGQREFVPVLARAAVAVGVAGVFIETHPDPDRAPSDGPNMVPLREFESLVKTLMGFDALAKNAPS from the coding sequence ATGAAGGAAAATCCCTTGAACGCGAAACCCAACGCAGCCCCGGTCGTCTCGGTCGGTCCGGTCAGATTCGGCAATGATCTGCCGATTTCGATCATTGCCGGACCATGCCAGCTCGAAAGCCGTGCGCACGCCCTCGAAGTGGCGACTGCGCTGAAGGAGATCGCAGGCCGGCTCGGCATAGGCCTCGTCTACAAGACCTCCTTCGATAAGGCCAATCGAACGTCGGGCTCGGCCGCGCGCGGAATTGGCTTGGCGCAGGCCTTGCCGATCTTCGCCGAGATACGCTCCTCGCTCGGTTTACCCGTGCTGACCGACGTGCACGAGACCGCCCAATGCGCCGAGGCGGCAGAGGCAGTCGATGTGCTGCAGATCCCGGCCTTCCTGTGCCGGCAGACCGATCTGCTGCTTGCGGCGGCCGCGACCGGCAAGGTCGTCAACGTCAAGAAAGGCCAGTTCCTCGCGCCGTGGGAGATGACCAACGTCGTCACCAAGATCACCGGCGGCGGCAATCCGAACGTGCTGGTTACCGAACGCGGCGCGTCGTTCGGCTACAACACGCTGGTCTCCGACATGCGTGCGCTGCCGATCATGGCGCAGACGACGGGTGCGCCCGTCATTTTCGACGCCACCCATTCGGTGCAGCAACCGGGCGGGAAGGGCACCTCGTCTGGCGGCCAGCGCGAATTCGTTCCGGTGCTGGCGCGCGCCGCGGTCGCCGTCGGCGTCGCCGGTGTGTTCATCGAGACCCATCCTGATCCGGACCGCGCGCCGTCGGATGGACCCAACATGGTGCCGCTGCGCGAGTTCGAATCCTTGGTGAAGACGCTGATGGGTTTTGACGCGCTGGCCAAGAACGCCCCGTCGTGA
- a CDS encoding adenylate/guanylate cyclase domain-containing protein has translation MIVRERFRGLFQKYLLVLFMAVAIPLAVNGIIEAWFGYRDQRARLDQLLGVQATSAAAEIHDFIFGITNQLGWFVQVPWSDEPDERRRTEALRLLRQAPAIVDLALIDHKGLERLYVSRIGLNRIESRADRSADPAVVGARSAQVWFSDVSYHRGSEPHLTVAVVGNRPSVGAVVAEVNLKLIWDVISAIKVGKSGFAFVLDRPGRLIAHPDISLVLRGAEEATSRPFRIIRDAIGPAGAGFATSRDAEGREIAAVAAPVAGPDWTVIVEQPLSEAYAPIYAALWRTATLLAAGTIFAALLAYALAHRMTEPIRVLEEGTERIGAGSFDHRISIETGDEFQRLANSFNKMAAELALGQEHQERIAKLKRFLAPQVADLVDRAGDDSVLDGRRAEVVVIFCDLRGFTAFSAALAPEEVMNVLSEYYEVLGKAITQFAATLISFSGDGLMVLVNAPVPVEEPALRAVDLAVEMQKSVQRLIAGWRSRGYQVGFGIGLASGAATVGRIGYADRFDYTAIGSVVNLAARLCASAADREILIDAEVAERVRGKRPLERLGDRQIKGFDEAIPVFGISFDTVADIKPQGSGVIR, from the coding sequence ATGATTGTCCGAGAACGTTTTCGCGGCCTTTTCCAGAAGTACTTGCTTGTGCTGTTTATGGCCGTCGCGATTCCGCTCGCGGTTAACGGTATTATCGAAGCCTGGTTTGGCTATCGCGACCAGCGAGCGAGGCTTGATCAGTTGCTCGGCGTTCAAGCAACGTCTGCCGCGGCCGAAATCCATGACTTCATCTTCGGCATCACAAACCAGCTCGGCTGGTTTGTCCAGGTTCCCTGGAGCGACGAGCCAGACGAACGTCGGCGGACCGAGGCGTTGCGCTTGCTTCGGCAAGCTCCTGCCATCGTCGATCTGGCGCTCATCGATCACAAGGGCCTCGAACGCCTCTATGTCTCACGGATCGGGCTCAATCGAATTGAAAGCCGCGCGGACCGATCCGCTGATCCTGCGGTAGTTGGCGCCCGCTCGGCACAAGTCTGGTTCAGCGATGTAAGCTACCATCGAGGCTCTGAACCGCACCTGACGGTTGCGGTGGTTGGCAACCGCCCATCGGTCGGCGCGGTTGTCGCGGAAGTCAATCTCAAGCTGATCTGGGATGTGATTTCAGCGATAAAAGTGGGAAAGAGTGGCTTTGCCTTCGTCCTGGACCGACCGGGTCGGCTCATTGCGCATCCCGACATCAGTCTTGTCCTCCGTGGGGCGGAGGAAGCGACCTCCAGGCCGTTCCGTATCATACGCGACGCAATCGGCCCGGCGGGGGCAGGCTTTGCGACGAGCCGAGATGCGGAAGGCCGTGAGATTGCCGCCGTCGCTGCTCCCGTTGCGGGCCCCGATTGGACAGTAATAGTCGAACAGCCGCTGTCTGAAGCCTACGCGCCCATCTATGCAGCCTTATGGCGGACCGCGACGCTTCTCGCCGCGGGTACGATATTTGCCGCGTTGCTTGCCTACGCACTGGCGCACCGGATGACCGAACCAATAAGGGTTCTCGAGGAAGGGACTGAGAGGATCGGGGCCGGCTCTTTCGACCACCGCATTTCCATCGAGACCGGCGACGAGTTTCAGCGTCTTGCAAACAGTTTTAACAAGATGGCTGCCGAGTTGGCGCTGGGGCAGGAGCACCAGGAGCGGATAGCGAAGCTCAAGCGATTCCTCGCACCGCAGGTGGCCGACCTCGTCGATCGAGCGGGCGACGACAGTGTATTGGACGGGCGCCGCGCTGAAGTCGTCGTCATATTTTGCGACTTGCGAGGCTTCACCGCATTTTCCGCAGCACTTGCACCAGAGGAAGTCATGAACGTGCTGTCGGAGTACTATGAGGTCCTTGGCAAAGCCATTACGCAATTTGCGGCGACACTCATCAGTTTCTCGGGAGACGGCCTTATGGTTCTCGTGAACGCTCCCGTGCCCGTTGAAGAACCGGCACTAAGGGCTGTCGATCTGGCCGTAGAGATGCAGAAGAGCGTGCAGCGACTCATCGCCGGCTGGCGATCCCGAGGCTACCAGGTTGGCTTCGGGATCGGTCTTGCCAGCGGGGCAGCGACCGTTGGACGGATCGGATACGCGGACCGGTTCGATTACACCGCCATCGGCAGTGTGGTGAACCTGGCGGCACGTCTATGCGCATCGGCGGCAGACCGGGAAATCCTGATAGACGCTGAAGTCGCCGAACGCGTTAGGGGCAAGCGTCCCCTGGAGCGACTTGGCGACCGCCAAATCAAGGGATTTGACGAAGCTATTCCGGTATTCGGAATTTCCTTCGACACCGTGGCCGACATCAAGCCGCAGGGGTCTGGCGTAATCCGTTAG